A stretch of Lathyrus oleraceus cultivar Zhongwan6 chromosome 6, CAAS_Psat_ZW6_1.0, whole genome shotgun sequence DNA encodes these proteins:
- the LOC127094168 gene encoding uncharacterized protein LOC127094168 — translation MVTLLKSIDSKTWKAIIKGWEHPIMKDKDGKAMDDLKPKEDWSKEEDEQALGNSKALNALFNGVYKTYSGMTNVIVLLGRQFNKVLKRMDKKKIVSKEAIRGIPKLKIEEGKICGGCQIGTMQNGVVGCKNMTLQESIRVMLHTKHLPYQFWAKAMNTAGYIHNRVTLRIGISFTLYELWKGRKPTIKYFHVFGSKYYFLADREQRRKIDPKSDEGIFMGYSPNRRAYRVFNSRTKVMMESINVVMDDTITEKGTDVEEDVGTSS, via the exons ATGGTGACACTCCTAAAATCTATAGATAGCAAGACCTGGAAAGCTATCATCAAGGGTTGGGAACATCCTATCATGAAGGACAAAGATGGGAAGGCTATGGATGACTTGAAGCCTAAAGAGGACTggtctaaggaagaagatgaacaggctcttggaaactccaaagctttGAATGCTCTATTCAATGGAGTCTACAAAACATATTCAG GAATGACTAATGTTATTGTACTGcttgggagacaattcaacaaggtATTGAAGAGAATGGACAAGAAGAAGATTGTGTCTAAAGAAGCCATCAGAGGTATTCCCAAGCTCAAGATTGAGGAAGGTAAAATATGTGGTGGGTGTCAAATTGGGACCATG caaaatggagtTGTTGGGTGCAAGAATATGACTCTACAAGAGTCAATTAGAGTCATGCTTCATACTAAGCATCTTCCCTACCAATTTTGGGCTAAAGCAATGAATACTGCTGGCTATATTCATAATAGGGTCACTCTGAGAATTGGTATTTCATTTACTCTCTATGAATTATGGAAAGGGAGGAAGCCTACTATTAAATACTTTCATGTGTTTGGAAGTAAATATTACTTCTTAGCTGATCGAGAACAAAGAAGAAAAatagatcccaaaagtgatgaaggaatatttatGGGTTACTCTCCAAATAGAAGAGCTTACAGAGTCTTCAACTCAAGGACCAAAGTcatgatggaatccattaatgttgtaATGGATGATACAATCACGGAGAAAGGAACTGATGTCGAagaagatgttggaacatcatcTTAG